A window of Phragmites australis chromosome 2, lpPhrAust1.1, whole genome shotgun sequence genomic DNA:
GGATCGTTCATTGTAGTATGTAAAATTCCTTCAGAAGCAGTCACTTGATATTCAGAGAGAACAACGTGATGTCACCGATCTCAGAACCCTAACCTAGTGAATAATGCATGCATGTTCTTTTCCAAACAAATCTAACCACGCACTGGAACAGAGAGTATAATACATGATTGTCACCAATCAAAAGATAAATGGAGTATCATCTAGACATAACTCCTAACAGAGTGACAGCATTTAGTTGTCCTAACAGAGTAAAATGCTTCCAACATCAGGCATGCAGCATTGTAGCACAGCAACCACAAGTGAGCACCAAATAGGCATCGAATAAATGTCAGAAAAGAGCATTTCCTATATCTAACGACAACCCGTGTTGTCTAGGTATGCAGGTTGCAGTAACATTAACATCCTTTTTTAGGACTCAGCACCATCCTTCAATCATGCCTGCACATCTATGGGATTATGGGAGCCAGTCGGCCACAGTACATGTGTCGATAAATCCAAATAGAGGTTCAGGTTTCCAAAGTGTTAAATGCTATTCTTTGTGTTTAGCCACAAACAGTTTGCTCATATCTTCAGTAACAACGTTGCTCCTGTGAAGCAGTAACCAAAACAATAAACATTACTCAGGGATAGACATACATAATGTGAATAATTGGCAAACACATTCTCGGATTGGGCCCATATGCCTTAGTTCACTAAAGCATTGGCCTGGGGGGCGGGGGGTGAGGATAACACCTTGAATAGGATTGGTCCTATGCCATAACAACAAAGTgtcagggaaaaaaaaaagctaaccTTCCACGAAGCTGTGGTGGAACTAGAGTGTTCCCTGCAGCACTCCTTGCCCCACGGGGTTGTGATTGCATCCTTGGAAATTTACTGCGTGAGTCATGAAATGCGGATCCATTTGATTCTCTCTTCCTTGATGCATCATCTCTAGAGGAATGGTCAGAAGCTCTTGGCTGTAGAGACTGAAGAGAAGGCGGAGCAAAGAGATCTGCAACATCTGGGAGGTCTAATGACAGAGTGGGCAGGGAGACATTACTTGAACTACTGGGTGCTACATTCCTGGagcaaaaacacaaaatcaagaAGTTAAGAACTATCTGATAACACATCAAAACCTAGAAAGCAATGGTGGGGAGGATTGGTGGTACTGTACTTGCATTTagaaaatatgacatgcatgcatccagAATAACACTTCAGCCAATGCAGTTACAACCGAAAACAAAAAATTccggaaggaaaaaaaaaaggccagGGCCAAAATGAAGAGGGGACAATGAAATATAACAAAGGAAATAAATTCATATGCAATACAGTAAAGGACATCCAAAACACCAGTATCCAACTTGCCCTGTAAGAAGTACcgtttttttcttaaaaaaatcaggGACACAGCAACCACAGTTTTTTTTCTAACTTGTTGGGCTTCAGAGAAACAATAGGGGCCCATGTAAAGGGAGCATAACAGCCATATCCTCCATTAGTGGCTTAGTGCTTTTATTCTGATGACAAACAGCCTGGAAAAATCATGATGAGAGGAACCCAACACCTCACAGAATCCACCACCTAATTTTTTGTTTCAGACTATGCCAGTACTTTCCATGACTTATGCTATCAGTCTCCTTTTACCGttattactattactagtaccttttatttttttatttttctcattattttttttgttggatcttgtggatttcatctctagcctaacccaacttgcttgggactaaaacgctatgttgttgttattgttgtactATGCCAGTACTTTAGTTACATATTGATTTATAACGGCATGCAAAGTAGAAAAGCAACAATCATCATCAAATTATGATACATGGTAAGAATTGACAAGCTGGACTGTGCAGCAACCACTGTAGTAGCAGAATCATGAACAAGTAAATTGTTGCAGAAGTGATATGTGACTGAATTGTTCACGTATATAGTTACCTTTGCCCCTGTGAACAAGAATTTTAAAGTAGCCAATCCAATATTAAAAGGCAGAGCAGGTTCAAATGTTTGGGTTTTTGATCGGACATCTTTGATAAAAATTTGGATGGTTTATATTTTCAAGGACTAGGCTGGAAGGGACAGAAGAAGGTATGAAGATAATATAAACGGTGCAGGAATGGAGGGTTCTGTAAAGGATACTCAGTTTCTGCAGATGGATCGCTGCATTGCACTGTCTTTGGAGAAGCTGGTCGAGAACACAAGGATGGTGTGGACATGTTGCTGGACGACATTTCCCTGAACAAGCCTTATCATTGTAGTTACACTACTTAGTTGGATTCAATCTGGTTTTCTTCCGTATTGGCCTGGAGTGAACTTCATTGGAGATGAAATTTACAGAGTTTGTATCTGGGGAGATAATATCAGCTTTCCCTCGAGTGCTGCTAAGCTTTTGCAAACTGAATGCACTGATACGGTTTTCTTTTATATAGAAAGTGAATGTGGAGGTGTCTTCCCTGATTTCTAAATAAAAGGGCCGGGGCTGTGCTATATATCACTTTTCAAGCATACCCTGATATGCATAGAACTCTCTTCAGAGTTTTGAAGTGACATAAATATATTCCATCCCCGCCAATAAAAGGAGCACATTGCACAATAAATCCAACACATGCATGCCAATTATCATTTCGAATAGAATCTTCACTAACATAGGTGTTGTGCTACTGCGAGCTATTTGGGAAACCATGACTTGCAGTCTTGTATCGATGTAGGATTTGCAAGTACGGTGATTCGATTCCTAGTGGCTTCGGCTTTGGTACAGTACACTCAATCATCCATCCACCACTGTCACTTAGTCACTGACCAAGCAACGCCCCGTTTCTACAAGcgaaaccctagagagagaagacAGCACGGGCTTACTGGCTGGgggcaggcggcggcggagtaAGCTGAGGAGCGGAGGCCGCCGACGTGGAAGGCGACGGAGGCCTCGGCTGCGGCCCGATGGGGGGTGGCGAGGCGGCGGGAGGCTCGCGGGCGTCTTCCTCGTCGGAGGAGGCGTCGTAGGCGACCAGCGACATCGGGTCAgggtgccgtgccgtgccgtgtaACGGATGCGATGCaatgggttgggttgggttccCCTCTTCTGGTTGGGTTTACATGTGGGCCTTGGGCCGGTGGGCCTTAGTAATCCAGCTCAAGtgcgattttttttatatatttcggAAATAAAAAATTGCCTAGACGTCcgtttgaaaaattaaaaaataggcTACTATCATGTCTGTAAGGacgatatatttttttttaaaaagcatatcaatttttgcaattttttaaacagatacttattttgtaaaaatttattttcgaaatatattaaaaaaaactcgtgATCTGCTTAGGCCGCAGCCGCGGATTCCAATTTGTCGGTGACAATCTGCTGGCCAAAACTCCTCAATGGTGGTCTTTGGTTTTGTTGCTCTTAAACTCAGTCCTAAACATTCTGTAAGCATATGGTTCCTGATAATAGAAATCGGCGTCTtgccattttctaaaaaaacaatCTGCCCTTCCGGGTCAGGTAAATCAACATCTGTCGTCGACTTCCTAGAGTCAACTGGTATTTCCTATATGCAAATCCAGCTCGATGGATGGCTCTTCATCGGCATGAAAGGCTTACGAGCCGGATCGAATAGGACCTTGTGCCTACCCGACGTCGCCAGCAACTCTGCTCCTCCGGCGAGGTGGCGTGCCGGCGCTCCCTCTGGGAATTACTTACATTCTCCAGTGACGCAGGCCATCTATATCCATCGAGCTTACCTTACACTGCAATAATGGATCAGCAGATAGCGAGTGCGCCGCACCAACGGTACAGCTGCACTTTGTGCACGCTGTGTAGCTAGGCAGCTCACTTCCTGGAACTCTCTTTAGTTTGCTGAAGATGTTGATCGATTCTGAACTTTGATGCGTTCCAGAAATCACAAGTACAATTACGATTGGTAGTAGTACATGCAACTGGTCCTGTCCATCCAGTTCTGCACGCAAGGAATTTAACAGCTCTCGAGTAATTGAAACATGTTAGAGCGCGCAGCAGTCTTACGTACCTCGTTATACTGACGAGCCAGCGCCCTCGGTGGGTCTGATAAAGACACATGGCTAACTGAAACTATGATCAAGATTCTAGACCAACTCAACCCAAAATACCAGCTTGATAGGTAAGTGATCATCCAATTTTTAAATCATGGTTTTCCAATGTGGGACTAAATCTAACAAAACCTTGTTCGGCTTGATCGATCCCGGGACCGGGGGGATATGGGCAGGCAGAATGGCAGATGCGGTAAAGATGACTGCTCCTTCGATCTGAActctgagccggcggtggttgCAACTTCAAACCAAGATCGAAGTGAATGCATTCGAGATCGACGCCGGTTTGTTTCGCGGACCTGAGAAAGCTGCAGCTCCCCGATCGAGCAGGACGTGTGTCGTTCTGGATAGTGGATAGCAATTGTTGGTGATGCAGCTCCCGTGCCACTGTGTCAGTGTCCGCGATCAGTCGATGAGCAGACAGAAGATTACGGCCAACGCGATCTCCGACTTCTCGATCTGTTGCAGATTATGTGATACCTGGAATCCAATCTCTGTCGTTGTCGCTCGATCGCCCATCAGTATCGCGGCGCAGTTTCAGTTCACTTCAGAACCCTCTGCTAGCAGCCGTGTAGGCTACTGTGAGCTATTTGGGAAATCATGAGTTGCAGCACTGGCGGAGTCCAGTGAAGGTCAAACTGGGCTCCGGCCCTCCGCCCGCCCGCGCGCGTAGTCAGCTGCGGTGCTCGTCAGGTGCCGCAGCCTGCAGTCCCCGTTACGACGGCCGGCAGCGCGCTGCAAGCCCCTCAGGCCTCAGgttattttttcctttcatcCTTAAATCCCTAATCTCTCACCGATTTTGGTATCTGCAGTCACTTGTATTTTGTGAAATGTGACCAAATTACACCTATAGCTAGTGTTAGTCCATATGGCTTACTTGTATATTGAAATGACCATTCTAGTAGTATACATTCTCCATGGCTTGTATTTGATGAAATGTGACCAATGAGCCATAGATATAATGTCA
This region includes:
- the LOC133909570 gene encoding vegetative cell wall protein gp1-like, with product MSLVAYDASSDEEDAREPPAASPPPIGPQPRPPSPSTSAASAPQLTPPPPAPSQNVAPSSSSNVSLPTLSLDLPDVADLFAPPSLQSLQPRASDHSSRDDASRKRESNGSAFHDSRSKFPRMQSQPRGARSAAGNTLVPPQLRGRSNVVTEDMSKLFVAKHKE